A genomic stretch from Stenotrophomonas bentonitica includes:
- the rpsL gene encoding 30S ribosomal protein S12 has product MATINQLVRKPRQATTYKSASPALEKCPQRRGVCTRVYTTTPKKPNSALRKVAKVRLTNQEEVISYIGGEGHNLQEHSVVLIRGGRVKDLPGVRYHTVRGSLDASGVAKRRQGRSKYGAKRPKS; this is encoded by the coding sequence ATGGCGACGATCAATCAGCTTGTCCGCAAGCCGCGGCAGGCAACCACTTACAAGAGTGCCTCCCCGGCTCTTGAAAAGTGCCCGCAGCGCCGTGGCGTCTGCACCCGTGTGTACACCACCACCCCGAAGAAGCCGAACTCGGCCCTCCGCAAGGTTGCCAAGGTCCGCCTGACCAACCAGGAAGAGGTCATCAGCTACATCGGTGGCGAAGGCCACAACCTGCAGGAGCACTCCGTGGTCCTGATCCGCGGCGGTCGCGTCAAGGACCTGCCGGGTGTGCGTTACCACACCGTTCGTGGTTCGCTGGACGCCTCCGGCGTTGCCAAGCGTCGCCAGGGCCGTTCCAAGTACGGCGCCAAGCGTCCGAAGAGCTAA
- the fusA gene encoding elongation factor G has product MARTTPIERYRNFGIMAHIDAGKTTTSERILFYTGKSHKIGEVHDGAATMDWMEQEQERGITIQSAATTAFWKGMDKSLPEHRFNIIDTPGHVDFTIEVERSLRVLDGAVFVLCAVGGVQPQSETVWRQANRYKVPRIAFVNKMDRTGANFTKVASQLRAKLGAVAVPMQLPIGAEDNFKGVIDLVKMKAIHWDEASQGMKFEYLEIPAELKDEAEEARTFMIEAAAEASEELMEKYLGGEELVEAEIINALRTRTLATEIVPMYCGSAFKNKGVQAMLDGVVQLLPSPVDVPDVTGTDVDDENVALSRKSDDKAPFSALAFKIITDPFVGALTFFRVYSGTLNAGDQLLNSVKGKKERIGRILQMHSNDREEIKEVLAGDIAAAVGLKDTTTGDTLCSQEHPIILERMVFPEPVISMAVEPKTKSDQEKMGLALGRLAQEDPSFRVKTDEESGQTIISGMGELHLDIIVDRMKREFNVEANVGKPQVAYRETIQMADVKSDYKHAKQSGGKGQYGHVVIELSPITAEDRADPKIAPNIKDDFLFINDITGGVIPKEFIPSIEKGLRETITSGPLAGFPVVDVKVKLVFGSYHDVDSSEMAFKLASSMAFKQGFAKAKPVLLEPIMKVEIVTPEDYQGDVMGDVSRRRGVLQGSDTTGDGSASVINAMIPLGEMFGYATSLRSQTQGRATFTMEFDHYEPAPNNIAETVIKKA; this is encoded by the coding sequence GTGGCCCGCACCACTCCCATCGAGCGTTACCGCAACTTCGGCATCATGGCCCACATCGATGCCGGCAAGACCACCACGTCCGAACGCATCCTGTTCTACACCGGCAAGAGCCACAAGATCGGTGAAGTGCACGACGGCGCTGCCACCATGGACTGGATGGAGCAGGAGCAGGAGCGTGGCATCACGATCCAGTCCGCTGCGACCACCGCGTTCTGGAAGGGCATGGACAAGTCCCTGCCGGAGCACCGCTTCAACATCATCGACACCCCCGGACACGTCGACTTCACCATCGAAGTGGAGCGCTCGCTGCGCGTGCTCGACGGTGCGGTGTTCGTGCTGTGCGCCGTCGGTGGCGTGCAGCCGCAGTCCGAAACCGTGTGGCGCCAGGCCAACCGGTACAAGGTGCCGCGCATCGCGTTCGTGAACAAGATGGACCGTACCGGTGCCAACTTCACCAAGGTCGCCAGCCAGCTGCGCGCCAAGCTGGGTGCCGTTGCCGTTCCGATGCAGCTGCCGATCGGCGCCGAAGACAACTTCAAGGGCGTGATCGACCTGGTCAAGATGAAGGCCATCCATTGGGATGAAGCTTCCCAGGGCATGAAGTTCGAGTACCTGGAGATCCCGGCTGAGCTGAAGGATGAGGCCGAAGAAGCCCGTACCTTCATGATCGAAGCCGCGGCTGAAGCCAGCGAAGAGCTGATGGAAAAGTACCTGGGCGGCGAAGAGCTGGTCGAGGCTGAAATCATCAACGCCCTGCGTACCCGTACCCTGGCCACCGAAATCGTGCCGATGTACTGCGGTTCGGCGTTCAAGAACAAGGGCGTGCAGGCCATGCTGGACGGCGTGGTGCAGCTGCTGCCGTCGCCGGTCGACGTGCCGGACGTGACCGGTACCGACGTGGACGACGAAAACGTCGCCCTGAGCCGCAAGTCCGACGACAAGGCGCCGTTCTCCGCGCTGGCCTTCAAGATCATCACCGACCCGTTCGTGGGCGCGCTGACCTTCTTCCGTGTCTACTCGGGCACCCTGAATGCCGGCGACCAGCTGCTGAACTCGGTCAAGGGCAAGAAGGAGCGCATCGGCCGCATCCTGCAGATGCACTCCAACGATCGCGAAGAGATCAAGGAAGTGCTGGCCGGTGACATCGCTGCTGCCGTGGGCCTGAAGGACACCACCACCGGTGACACCCTGTGCTCGCAGGAACACCCGATCATCCTGGAGCGCATGGTGTTCCCGGAGCCGGTCATCTCGATGGCCGTCGAACCGAAGACCAAGTCCGACCAGGAAAAGATGGGCCTGGCCCTCGGCCGCCTGGCCCAGGAAGATCCGTCGTTCCGCGTCAAGACCGACGAAGAATCCGGCCAGACCATCATCTCGGGCATGGGCGAGCTGCACCTGGACATCATCGTCGACCGCATGAAGCGCGAGTTCAACGTTGAAGCCAACGTCGGCAAGCCGCAGGTGGCCTACCGCGAAACCATCCAGATGGCCGACGTCAAGTCGGACTACAAGCACGCCAAGCAGTCCGGTGGTAAGGGTCAGTACGGTCACGTCGTGATCGAACTGTCGCCGATCACCGCTGAAGACCGTGCCGACCCGAAGATCGCTCCGAACATCAAGGACGACTTCCTGTTCATCAACGACATCACCGGTGGCGTGATTCCGAAGGAATTCATCCCGTCGATCGAAAAGGGCCTGCGCGAAACCATCACCAGCGGTCCGCTGGCTGGCTTCCCGGTCGTGGACGTCAAGGTGAAGCTGGTGTTCGGTTCGTACCACGACGTCGACTCCTCGGAAATGGCGTTCAAGCTGGCATCGTCGATGGCCTTCAAGCAGGGCTTCGCCAAGGCCAAGCCGGTGCTGCTGGAGCCGATCATGAAGGTCGAGATCGTGACCCCGGAGGATTACCAGGGTGACGTGATGGGCGACGTGAGCCGTCGTCGTGGCGTTCTGCAGGGTTCCGACACCACCGGTGACGGTTCGGCCAGCGTCATCAACGCGATGATCCCGCTGGGCGAAATGTTCGGTTACGCCACCTCGCTGCGTTCGCAGACCCAGGGTCGCGCAACGTTCACGATGGAATTCGACCACTACGAGCCGGCGCCGAACAACATCGCCGAAACCGTGATCAAGAAGGCCTGA
- the rpoC gene encoding DNA-directed RNA polymerase subunit beta': MKDLLNLFNQQRQTLDFDAIKIALASPDLIRSWSFGEVKKPETINYRTFKPERDGLFCAAIFGPVKDYECLCGKYKRMKHRGVVCEKCGTEVTLAKVRRERMGHIDLASPVAHIWFLKSLPSRIGLMLDMTLRDIERVLYFEAYVVTEPGLTALERRQLLTEEQFLQARQEHGDDFDAAMGAEAVYELLRTIDLQSEMTRLREEIASTGSETKLKRLTKRIKLVEAFLESGNRPEWMVMTVLPVLPPDLRPLVPLDGGRFATSDLNDLYRRVINRNNRLRRLLELNAPDIIVRNEKRMLQESVDALLDNGRRGRAITGTNKRPLKSLADMIKGKQGRFRQNLLGKRVDYSGRSVIVVGPYLRLHQCGLPKKMALELFKPFVFAKLQRRGLATTIKAAKKLVEREEAEVWDILEEVIREHPVMLNRAPTLHRLGIQAFEPVLIEGKAIQLHPLVCTAFNADFDGDQMAVHVPLSLEAQLEARALMMSTNNILSPANGEPIIVPSQDVVLGLYYMTRALENKKGEGMAFANIAEVKRAYDNRVVELHAKVKVRITEVVTDENGDKQKKSSIVETTIGRALLAEILPEGLPFALANTELTKKNISRLINSSYRQLGLKDTVVFADKLMYTGFAYATRAGVSIGIDDMLIPDEKRGILTEAEAEVLEIQEQYQSGLVTAGERYNKVVDIWSRTNERIAKAMMDTIGTEKVVNAKGETIDQKSMNSLYIMADSGARGSQAQIRQLAGMRGLMARPDGSIIETPIKANFREGLNVQEYFNSTHGARKGLADTALKTANSGYLTRRLVDVAQDVVITEVDCGTTEGLTMTPIVEGGDVVEPLKDRVLGRVVAEDVFLPGNDEDPIVTRNTLLDEAWVAKLEDAGVQSIKVRSTISCESAFGVCGHCYGRDLARGHLVNIGEAVGVIAAQSIGEPGTQLTMRTFHIGGAASRAAAVDNITVKTTGSVKFNNLKSVEHANGSLVAVSRSGEISVLDAHGRERERYKLPYGSMIATKDGDAVKAGQTVANWDPHNHPIVSEVAGFIRFIDFIDGVTVIEKTDELTGLASREITDPKRRGSQAKELRPIVRIVDAKGNDLTIPNTDLPAQYLLPPRSIVNLQDGAAVGVGDVVAKIPQEASKTRDITGGLPRVADLFEARKPKDPAILAERSGIISFGKDTKGKQRLIIKDTDGSEHEELIPKYRQVIVFEGEHVTKGETIVDGEPSPQDILRLLGVEPLAAYLVKEIQDVYRLQGVKINDKHIEVITRQMLRKVEITDQGSSKFLNGEQAERQRVIEENARLTTRNELIARFDPVLLGITKASLATESFISAASFQETTRVLTEAAVRGTSDNLRGLKENVIVGRLIPAGTGLAYHANRRRNASGLTESELQTLAGSPVVAEAAPVAAAAVEAAPEVDSTDE, translated from the coding sequence CTCAACCTCTTCAACCAGCAGCGCCAGACGCTGGACTTCGACGCGATCAAGATCGCGCTGGCCTCGCCGGACCTGATCCGTTCGTGGTCCTTCGGCGAAGTGAAGAAGCCGGAAACCATCAACTACCGTACCTTCAAGCCGGAGCGTGACGGCCTGTTCTGCGCCGCCATCTTCGGGCCGGTCAAGGACTACGAGTGCCTGTGCGGCAAGTACAAGCGCATGAAGCACCGCGGCGTGGTCTGCGAAAAGTGCGGCACCGAAGTGACCCTGGCCAAGGTGCGCCGTGAGCGCATGGGCCACATCGACCTGGCTTCGCCGGTCGCACACATCTGGTTCCTCAAGTCGCTGCCGTCGCGCATCGGCCTGATGCTGGACATGACCCTGCGCGACATCGAGCGCGTGCTGTACTTCGAAGCCTACGTGGTGACCGAGCCGGGCCTGACCGCCCTGGAGCGCCGCCAGCTGCTGACCGAAGAACAGTTCCTGCAGGCCCGCCAGGAGCACGGCGACGACTTCGACGCCGCCATGGGCGCCGAGGCCGTGTACGAACTGCTGCGCACCATCGACCTGCAGTCGGAAATGACCCGCCTGCGCGAAGAAATCGCCAGCACCGGTTCGGAAACCAAGCTCAAGCGCCTCACCAAGCGCATCAAGCTGGTCGAAGCCTTCCTGGAATCGGGCAACCGTCCGGAGTGGATGGTCATGACCGTGCTGCCGGTGCTGCCGCCGGACCTGCGTCCGCTGGTGCCGCTGGACGGTGGCCGCTTCGCGACCTCCGACCTGAACGACCTGTACCGCCGCGTCATCAACCGCAACAACCGCCTGCGCCGCCTGCTCGAGCTGAACGCGCCGGACATCATCGTGCGCAATGAAAAGCGCATGCTGCAGGAATCGGTCGATGCGCTGCTGGACAACGGCCGTCGTGGCCGTGCCATCACCGGCACCAACAAGCGCCCGCTGAAGTCGCTGGCCGACATGATCAAGGGCAAGCAGGGTCGCTTCCGCCAGAATCTGCTGGGCAAGCGCGTGGACTACTCGGGCCGTTCGGTCATCGTGGTCGGTCCGTACCTGCGCCTGCACCAGTGCGGCCTGCCGAAGAAGATGGCGCTGGAACTGTTCAAGCCGTTCGTGTTCGCCAAGCTGCAGCGTCGTGGCCTGGCCACCACCATCAAGGCCGCCAAGAAGCTGGTCGAGCGCGAAGAAGCCGAAGTCTGGGACATCCTGGAAGAGGTCATCCGCGAACACCCGGTCATGCTGAACCGTGCGCCGACCCTGCACCGCCTGGGCATCCAGGCGTTCGAGCCGGTGTTGATCGAAGGCAAGGCGATCCAGCTGCATCCGCTGGTCTGTACTGCGTTCAACGCCGACTTCGACGGTGACCAGATGGCCGTCCACGTGCCGCTCTCGCTGGAAGCCCAGCTGGAAGCGCGTGCGCTGATGATGTCCACCAACAACATCCTGTCGCCGGCCAACGGCGAGCCGATCATCGTGCCGTCGCAGGACGTGGTGCTGGGTCTGTACTACATGACCCGTGCCCTGGAAAACAAGAAGGGCGAGGGCATGGCCTTCGCCAACATCGCCGAAGTGAAGCGCGCCTACGACAACCGCGTGGTGGAACTGCACGCCAAGGTCAAGGTCCGCATCACCGAAGTGGTGACCGACGAGAACGGCGACAAGCAGAAGAAGAGCTCGATCGTGGAGACCACGATCGGTCGCGCCCTGCTGGCCGAAATCCTGCCGGAAGGCCTGCCGTTCGCGCTGGCCAACACCGAGCTGACCAAGAAGAACATCAGCCGCCTGATCAACTCCAGCTACCGCCAGCTGGGCTTGAAGGACACCGTCGTGTTCGCCGACAAGCTGATGTACACCGGCTTTGCCTACGCAACCCGTGCGGGCGTGTCGATCGGTATCGACGACATGCTGATCCCGGACGAGAAGCGCGGCATCCTCACCGAAGCCGAAGCCGAAGTGCTGGAAATCCAGGAGCAGTACCAGTCGGGCCTGGTCACCGCCGGTGAGCGTTACAACAAGGTGGTCGACATCTGGTCGCGTACCAATGAACGCATCGCCAAGGCGATGATGGACACCATCGGTACCGAAAAGGTGGTCAATGCCAAGGGCGAGACCATCGACCAGAAGTCGATGAACTCGCTGTACATCATGGCCGACTCCGGTGCGCGAGGCAGCCAGGCGCAGATCCGCCAGCTGGCCGGCATGCGTGGCCTGATGGCCCGTCCGGATGGCTCGATCATCGAAACGCCCATCAAGGCGAACTTCCGTGAAGGCCTGAACGTGCAGGAGTACTTCAACTCCACCCACGGTGCCCGTAAGGGTCTGGCCGATACCGCGCTGAAGACCGCGAACTCGGGTTACCTGACCCGTCGACTGGTCGACGTGGCGCAGGACGTGGTCATCACCGAAGTGGATTGCGGTACCACCGAAGGCCTGACCATGACCCCGATCGTGGAAGGCGGCGACGTCGTGGAGCCGTTGAAGGACCGCGTGCTGGGTCGTGTCGTGGCCGAGGACGTGTTCCTGCCGGGCAACGACGAAGATCCGATCGTGACCCGCAACACCCTGCTCGACGAAGCCTGGGTCGCCAAGCTGGAAGATGCCGGCGTGCAGAGCATCAAGGTGCGCTCGACCATCAGCTGCGAATCGGCATTCGGCGTCTGCGGCCATTGCTACGGTCGCGACCTGGCCCGTGGCCACCTGGTCAACATCGGCGAAGCTGTCGGCGTCATCGCCGCGCAGTCGATCGGTGAGCCGGGTACTCAGCTGACCATGCGTACCTTCCACATCGGTGGTGCGGCATCGCGTGCGGCAGCCGTGGACAACATCACGGTCAAGACCACCGGTTCGGTGAAGTTCAACAACCTGAAGTCGGTCGAACACGCCAATGGTTCCCTGGTCGCGGTCTCGCGCTCGGGTGAAATCTCGGTGCTCGACGCGCACGGTCGTGAGCGTGAGCGTTACAAGCTGCCGTACGGCTCTATGATCGCGACCAAGGACGGCGACGCGGTCAAGGCTGGCCAGACCGTGGCCAACTGGGATCCGCATAACCACCCGATCGTTTCGGAAGTGGCCGGTTTCATCCGCTTCATCGACTTCATCGACGGCGTCACCGTCATCGAGAAGACCGACGAACTGACCGGCCTGGCGTCGCGTGAAATCACCGACCCGAAGCGTCGTGGTTCGCAGGCCAAGGAGCTGCGCCCGATCGTGCGCATCGTGGATGCCAAGGGCAATGACCTGACCATCCCGAACACCGATCTGCCGGCCCAGTACCTGCTGCCGCCGCGCTCCATCGTCAACCTGCAGGACGGCGCCGCCGTCGGCGTGGGCGACGTGGTCGCCAAGATCCCGCAGGAAGCGTCCAAGACCCGTGACATCACCGGTGGTCTGCCGCGCGTGGCCGATCTGTTCGAAGCGCGCAAGCCGAAGGATCCGGCGATCCTGGCCGAGCGTTCGGGCATCATCAGCTTCGGCAAGGACACCAAGGGCAAGCAGCGCCTGATCATCAAGGACACCGATGGTTCGGAACACGAAGAGCTGATCCCGAAGTACCGCCAGGTGATCGTGTTCGAAGGCGAGCACGTGACCAAGGGCGAAACCATCGTGGACGGCGAGCCGAGCCCGCAGGACATCCTGCGCCTGCTGGGTGTCGAACCGCTGGCCGCCTACCTGGTCAAGGAAATCCAGGACGTGTACCGCCTGCAGGGCGTGAAGATCAACGACAAGCACATTGAAGTGATCACCCGCCAGATGCTGCGCAAGGTCGAAATCACCGACCAGGGCAGCAGCAAGTTCCTGAATGGCGAGCAGGCCGAGCGCCAGCGCGTCATCGAGGAAAATGCACGCCTGACCACCCGCAACGAGCTCATCGCCCGTTTCGACCCGGTCCTGCTGGGCATCACCAAGGCGTCGCTGGCGACCGAGTCGTTCATCTCGGCTGCGTCGTTCCAGGAAACCACCCGCGTGCTGACCGAAGCTGCCGTCCGCGGCACCTCGGACAACCTGCGCGGCCTGAAGGAAAACGTCATCGTCGGCCGCCTGATCCCGGCCGGTACCGGCCTGGCCTACCACGCCAACCGTCGTCGCAACGCCTCCGGGCTGACCGAGTCGGAGCTGCAGACCCTGGCCGGCTCGCCGGTCGTGGCTGAAGCGGCACCGGTGGCAGCCGCAGCGGTGGAAGCCGCTCCGGAAGTCGACTCGACCGACGAGTGA
- a CDS encoding GTP-binding protein: MAKGKFERTKPHVNVGTIGHVDHGKTTLTAALTKIGAERFGGEFKDYSAIDAAPEEKARGITISTAHVEYESPNRHYA; the protein is encoded by the coding sequence ATGGCAAAGGGTAAGTTCGAACGCACCAAGCCGCACGTCAACGTCGGCACCATCGGTCACGTCGATCACGGCAAGACCACGCTGACCGCCGCGCTGACCAAGATCGGCGCCGAGCGCTTCGGTGGCGAGTTCAAGGATTACTCCGCGATCGACGCCGCGCCGGAAGAAAAGGCTCGTGGCATCACGATCTCGACCGCACACGTCGAATACGAATCCCCGAACCGTCACTACGCCC
- the rpsG gene encoding 30S ribosomal protein S7, protein MSRKGNTPQRSVLPDPKHGSETIARFINMVMLSGKKSVAEKIVYGAMDVISEKNPNSIELVQKALDNVAPSVEVKSRRVGGATYQVPVEVRSSRKMALAMRWLIDSARKRGENTMPKKLAAELLDASENRGGAIKKREETHRMAEANKAFAHYRW, encoded by the coding sequence ATGTCTCGTAAAGGTAATACGCCGCAGCGCTCTGTCCTGCCGGATCCGAAGCACGGAAGTGAAACCATCGCGCGCTTCATCAACATGGTGATGCTGAGCGGCAAGAAGTCGGTCGCCGAAAAGATCGTCTATGGCGCCATGGACGTGATCAGCGAAAAGAACCCGAACTCCATCGAGCTGGTGCAGAAGGCTCTGGACAACGTGGCTCCGTCGGTCGAAGTGAAGTCCCGCCGCGTCGGCGGTGCGACCTACCAGGTGCCGGTCGAAGTGCGTTCGTCGCGCAAGATGGCCCTGGCCATGCGCTGGCTGATCGACTCGGCCCGTAAGCGTGGTGAGAACACCATGCCGAAGAAGCTGGCTGCAGAACTGCTGGATGCCTCGGAAAACCGTGGTGGCGCCATCAAGAAGCGCGAAGAAACCCACCGCATGGCCGAAGCCAACAAGGCCTTCGCCCACTACCGCTGGTGA